In the genome of bacterium, the window TCGCTACGCTCGCAAGACTTCCTGCAATGTTCTATCACCAATCTCAATCCTTCTTTCCCTTCTATCCAAAGGGGGGTACGATGTTGCTTCCGTTTCCCACAATCAATGAAAAGGCATTTTGCCTTGCTTGTTTCCTCACGGTTTATTATAATTTAAATCGTTATAAAATAATCTTTTATTGATCTACGGAGCGTTTCAAGGCGTGGCCTTATTGAAGTCATCTTCAGCGAATTCCGAATTTGATATACTCAAAATCGTCGCAAAGAAAAAACTCTCAGAATCAGATCATGCATTGGTACGTGCCGAATTGCAAAAACGGTCTATGCCTCGTCATATAGCCATCATTATGGATGGTAACGGTCGCTGGGCTAAACAACGTGGATTACCGCGAATTGCCGGGCACAACGAAGGCGTTAATTCGGTCAAAGATATCACGGAGGGTTGTGGTGAACTGGGCATCGAAGCGCTGACACTGTATGCTTTCAGTCAAGAAAATTGGAAACGCCCAAGCTGGGAGGTTTCGGCCTTGATGAAGCTGCTTATGCGTACGATCCTCAATCAGATTGATAGCCTTAATCGTCAAAATGTACGAGTTAAAACGATCGGCCATATAGATATGTTGCCTGCCGGTACGCTAAATCAGGTAGAAAAAGCGATTGAAATAACTAAAAATAATACAGGCTTGGTGCTCAATCTCGCTTTGAGTTATAGCGGTCGTATTGAAATTCTCGACGCCGTAAAACGGCTTTATCAAGAGGCTGCGCGAAAAAAAACATTGATGGATTCGCTGGACGAATCGGTATTTGCTAAGTATCTGGATACCTTTGATCTGCCGGACCCGGATCTTGTAATACGAACGAGCGGAGAATTTCGTGTAAGTAACTTTTTACTTTGGCAGATTGCGTATGCCGAATTGTATATAACGGATATCTATTGGCCGGATTTTCGCAAACCTCAGCTGTACAAGGCCATATTGGATTATCAAAAACGCGAACGGCGTTTCGGAAAAGTAAGCGAGCAGATCGCGGAAGAAAAAAAAGAAAAATAATAACATTTTATCGTATACCCACGTAACTCAGTATGTATCAATATCCGGAGACAACGAATCACGTAATGAAACTTGCAAAAATCATCGTCATCACCGCCTTTTTGCTCTGCTTAGGAAGTAACCGTGCATCTGCTTTGTTTGCGCAGTCCGGAGCCAAACCTAAAATCGCATCCATTAAAATCGAAGGCAATATCAAATCCGATCCGGAATTAATTGTCATTGCCACAGGCCTGTCGGTAGATCAAGAGTTTAACCTGGATGATATTCAGAAAGCCATGGAAAATCTATGGCAAATGAATGTCTTCAAAGACATTCAGGTTTTTGGTGAACAAACAGAAAACGGCATTGCCGTCGTATTTGAAGTTAAAGAGTATCCGCGTCTGGAAAATCTTGAAATAAACGGAACGGATGAAATTGAAGAAAAAGATGTCCGATCCAAATTTGGTTTGTTCAATGGTCAGACGGTAAGCCCGCAACATATCAAAAAAGCTACCGAACGCGTGCGCCAGCTTTATGCTAGCGAAGGGTATCGCAATGTTGAAATTGATGTAAAGTCTTATAATTCGGAAACGGATACCGGCAAGGTTTTACTCAAAATCGAAATTGAAGAAAATGATAAGGTGAAGATTCGCGGCATAACATTTCACGGGAATAAGGCCTTTAGCAATGGTAAATTGGAGGGGGCCTTTGATGATACTAAGGCCAAACGCGGGTTCTGGAAATGGTTTAAGAGCGGTGATTTTGATGAAAAGAAATATAACGAAGACCTTAAGAAGTTGTTGATGTTTTACAAGAAGAGAGGTTTTCGTGATATCCAAATTATGAAGGATTCAGTGTATTACGCACAGAACAACAAGGATCTGCATATCGATATTTGGGTTGAAGAAGGGGTTAAGTATCACATCGGTAATATTTCGTTTACCGGCAATACACTTTTTTCTGGAGACGAACTTACGGCGGCATTGGGCTTTGAACGCGGTGATGTGTATGATCAAGAAAAATATGACCGCAACATGCAGGAGCGAGTAAATGCCTTGTATTATGATAGGGGTTATATTTACGCCCAACTTGTTCCGATTGAGCGACCATCTAATAAGGATACGCTCAATCTTGAATTTGTAGTCACTGAAGGCAATCAAGTTGATATCGAGCGTGTGGAGATACGTGATAATACTAAAACAAAAGAAAAAGTTATTCGCCGTGAAACGGTGGCCTATCCGGGTGAAAAATTTAGTCGTGATGCGTTGATTCGCACACAGCGTAACTTGATGGTGCTGAATTATTTTGAAACGGTTATACCTGACGTACAACCCGTGAGCCAGGACAAAGTAAACGTCATCATTACCGTAAAAGAGAAGCCGACAGATACAGCCAATCTTTCAATAGGCTATAGTGCTCAGGACGGGTTGATCGGTTCTGCCGGTGTGGCGTTTAATAATTTTTTAGGCAACGGCCAGGTCGTAAACCTCAACTTACAGTTAGGCGGTGCCGGATATAAAGTGTTTTCTATAGGGTTTCAGGAGCCCTATTTATTTGATACGCGCACTTCGTTCGGTGCCAGTATGTATTATTCGATTGATGGTAATCGCCGCGCACAGTATGTCGGCTATAAGAGCCAAAGTTATGGCGGCTCCGTTAACTTCGGTCGTCGCCTCAAGTGGCCCGACGATTTTTTTACGGCGAGCTGGTCTGTTGCTTATGGTAATTCAAAACTTAAGCCTTTGAGCACGAGTCAAGTGTCAGACTATATTGCGTACGGCCATACTCAATCTGTGACGTTATCGCAGGTAATAAATCGTGACAGCCGCGATGCCGCGGAGTTTCCAAAAACCGGTTCGGTTTTCACATTGACATCCGATATCGGTTTCTTTTCTATTGATACGGTCGGCTATTTGAATTCGCTGCGTGTATTACCGAAAAATTTCTTCAAAAACACGTTCCGCGCTCAAAATTATATGCCGTTATTTTGGAATTTTGTCTTTTATACGGACTTTACGATGGGTTATGTGCGCACATTTAGATCTACCTCATCGGTGGAGGACATTCCGCAATTTGATCGCTTCTACATGGGCGGCGGTGCGCTGGATATAGGTTCTATCCAAATGCGCGGATACGGCGGAAGAAAAGTCGGCGGTCAAGCGGTGACTGAAAGCGGCATTTCGTATCCGATCGGAGGAACGTCAATGGTTAAGTACTCTGCAGAAATCCGGTTGCCCGTGATTCCGAACCCAACAATGTTTATTTTGGGCTTCGCTGAAGCGGGTAATGTGTTTCAATCATTAAAAACTACTGATCCCTTCCAAGTCAAACGTTCTATTGGTTATGGTTTCCGCTTATTTATGCCGCTTGTAGGGGTGATCGGTTTGGATGTAGCCTATGGCCTTGATCGAAAGGATAAGAGCCGTAACTTCCCCAAACTTCACTTTCAGCTTGGGCAGCAGTTTTAGTTAAAAGGGTCTTTTATGAAATACTTAGTTTGGATGAGTTTACTTTTCTCCTTTAGTCCTGTATATATAGGCGATGTGTACGCACAGGGTAAAATGGGTTATGTAGACTTTCAATATCTTATAACACAAATCCAGTCGGTGCAAGACGTGCAGACGGAGCTGGAAAAATTATCACGTGATTGGACAGATCGGCTTTCGGCGATGGAAGACAGTGTGGCATTAATCGAAAAAGATTATGAAGCATTGAGTATCACCTTGACCAAAAGCGGCAAAAATGTGTTAGAGAAGAATATTGCCGATGCTAAACAAAAGATTTTAGTTTACCGTGAGCAGAAATTTTCTCCTGTAACGGGTGAATTATACAAAAAACAACAGGAATTACTGCAGCCCATATTAGACAAAGTGAAACGCGCCATAGACAACGTACGATTGAAAGAAAAATATGATGTTGTTTTTGACATCTCAACAGGTAACCCGGTTTCTATTGATAAACGTTTCGATTTGACATTGCTTGTTCTGGAAGAATTGCCGGCTGTCGGTTTAACGACTGTTCAAATCGAAGGACGGGGAACGGATTCAAACTTGAAAGCGCCAGGTACAAATCCAGCCAACCGCACGCCTTCGGGGCGAAGCTCTAAAGGTACAACCAATGAAACAAGTAAGCCTGTAAAAGAGAACGATTCAGACCCTGCAATCAAAGATAACTAATCTACATTTCCATATTAAAGGAGAATATCCGTGAAAAAAACAATGATAGCGATTCTCATGTTGACTCTGGGAATAAATGCGGTGTTAAAGGCACAAGGTAAAATTGGCTATGCCGATTCTCAGAAAATTTTGCAATCCTTGAAAGAAACCGAGACTGTTCAAACTAAATTACAAGCCGAACAAGAACGCATTTATAAACAATTTCAATACATGCAGGATTCCTTGCAAACGATGCAGGAAGACTATGTGAAAAATTATCGAGACAACCCGCTGATCAAAGATAACATCAAACAAACGTTCCAAAAAGGTATGGAAGAACTCGCCTACCTGATCCAGAATTCGCAGCAAAAATATCAGGAAGAAATGTATAAGAAACAGCAAGAACTGATGGCTCCGATTTTGGATAAAGTGAAAAAAGCGATTGAAACAGTTCGCAAAGCTAAAGGTTATGATATGATTTTGGACAGCTCGCCAGGTATGATTTTGGCGTATGATCCTCAATTGGACATGACCCAAAAAACGATTGATGAATTAATTCGTATGGCCACGGCAGCCCCTACCACGGGAACAGGCGGAAAATAAAAATTTGATTTAAAGACAAAAAAATGGAAACTTCAATTGAGGTTTCCATTTTTTATTTATTGAGGGTGGATGGCGTCGCGAAGTAATAAATTTTCCGACATTGCCAAATTATTAGAGCGGTCGTTTGTCGGGTCGGATTCTGAAATAACCGGATTCAACGTACCCATGTACGCTTTGGAATCGGAAGTGATTTTTTTGTTTCAAAAAAAATATGTCCCCCAAGCGATTTCCGGCAATTCAAAATTTTGGATTGTTTCGGAAAAAGTTTTTACAAAAGATTTAGCTGATCAATGTTTGAAAAAAAACACGACTTATATTTTATCCAAAGATCCTTATGAAGATATCATAAAGGTACTGACATGGTGGATTGCTCAAAGGGCTCATCGTAGAGGTAACGCGCGTAAAAGAAAAAGTAATCTATCTACCGGTGTAAAAACTCATAGATCGTCCGTCATAGGTTATGATACGATTATAGGCAGGGGGACATTGGTATCTGCTCATGCTGTCATCGGAAATCATGTGCGTATTGGAAAAGAATGTGTCATTTATCCCAATGTCACCATTTATGATAATACGATCATAGGCGACCGAGTGATCGCTCATGCCGGAAGTGTAATCGGCAGCGATGGGTTTGGTTTTCATAAAACGAAAGAAGGATATTTGAAAATTCCGCATGTTGGACGCGTTGTGATCGGCGATGATGTTGAGATCGGGGCTAACTGTTGTATAGATCGCGGAACCGTCGGCGAAACAAAAATCGGGCATGGATGCAAATTGGATAATCTTATCCAGATCGGACATAATGTGGTTATCGGTCCGCATACTGTAATTGCCGCGCAAGCCGGCGTCGCAGGTAGTACGCGTATCGGCGACCATGTAACTATCGCCGGGCAGGCTGGACTTGTCGGCCACATTAATATCGGCGATCGCGCAGTAATTGCTGCACAGGCCGGTGTAATTGGTTCCGTGGATGAAAATACAACCGTGTCCGGATATCCCGCACGCGAACATCATGTGGCGTTGCGGCGCGAAGCTACTCTCAAAAAAATAATAGAACAATACGATCAAAAAGATAAAGTGTAAAGCCTATGCAAGAAGTTACCGATGACGGATTAGCGAGACCACGCAAAGTACCGGAAGACCTGGATTTGGATATTTCTCTCCGTCCGTCCCGTTTTGATGAATTTGTGGGACAGCAACGGATTATCAACAATCTTAAAGTGTTTATCGAGGCGGCGAGATTACGCGGCGAAGCTTTGGATCATGTTTTATTATCCGGGCCGCCAGGCCTTGGAAAAACGACGTTATCTCATATCGTAGCGCACGAATTAGGTGTGCATATCAAAATAACCTCCGGCCCGGTCTTAGACAAAGCCGGTGATCTTGCGGGCATTCTGACCAATCTGGAAGAACGTGATGTGCTTTTTATTGATGAAATTCATCGTCTCAATCCGATCGTTGAAGAATATTTATATTCGGCCATGGAAGATTTTCAACTCGATATTGTCATTGATAAAGGCCCGAGTGCGCGTACCATTCAGTTGACGTTGCCGCATTTTACATTGATCGGAGCGACGACGCGGGCAGGACTTATCACCGCACCATTACGTTCACGTTTCGGTATTACTTCGCGGTTGGATTATTACAACGATAAAGATTTGGCGCACATCGTCACCCGTTCCGCTGAAATTTTACAAGTGGACATAGATGCCAGCGGTGCTAATGAAATAGCAAGCCGTTCGCGCGGTACGCCGCGAATTGCCAATCGGCTTTTAAAACGTGCGCGGGATTTTGCGCAGGTGCGCGGTAAAAAAATCATTGATAAAGAAATCGCCGATTATGCCTTAAAAGCACTCGAAGTGGACGAGCATGGTTTGGACGAAATGGATAAACGCATTTTATCTAATATTATTGAACGCTTTAATGGTGGACCGGTGGGTATTGATAATATCGCCATAGCCGTCGGCGAAGAAAGCGGAACCATCGAAGAAGTTTACGAACCGTTTCTGATTCAAAAAGGTTTCCTAAAGCGTACACCACGTGGTAGAGAAGTTACCAAATTGGCCTACGATCATCTGCGTATTCGACCTAGAAAAACTTCTCAGCAGGCCGGTTTAGATCTGGAAGAATGATCGCCGAAAATCTAATTGACTGTCAAGAGATCCTTGAGTGCGCGGGTTGTTTCACGGGGGTTTACGGATAGACCGATCGCGGATATTACAGCAATCCCATCAACTCCGCATGCGAGAACTTCTTTAACATTATTTTGGTTTATACCGCCGATCGCTACTACAGGTAACTTTACCAAATCCCGAATTTGTTTTAACCCCGTTGTACCGATAATGCCGGCTATATCTTTTTTGGATGCCGTCGGGAAAACAGTGCCGACGCCGATATAATCCGCGCCCGCGGATTCGGCCGTTTGCGCTTCCAGTTGCGTGTGGGTTGAAATTCCAATAATTGCCGAATCGCCTAATATCTTACGCGCTGCTTCGATGGTAATATCCTCTTGCCCGAGATGTATGCCTTCCGCACCGATAGCCGCGGCAACTTCTATACGATCATTGATGATCAGCGGAATATTTTTGCTATATGTTACGTGGTGAATTGTTCGCCCTAACGCAATCATCGCATTGACAGAAAGATTTTTTGCTCGCAGTTGTACGAACGTGACACCGCCTTGAATAGCTTCTTCGACTACAGAACATATTTTGCCTGCGGGTATCATGCCGACATCAGCAATAAAATATAAGCTTACGTTTAATCGTTTATTCATAACACATCACAATAAAAAACTCCCGACAGGTAATGCCGGGAGTTTTTTTGAAACATAACAAATATTAAATAGTCTGGTTTTCGTCGAAATTTTCGAGATGGTATGCGACGCGTTGCAGATACTGTCCGCCGAGAGCGCCGTCCACGACACGGTGGTCGTAAGAGAGCGATGCATACATGATTGGGCGTATTACGATCATATCTTCGCCATCATCGGTAGTGATCACTACAGGACGTTTTTTGATCGTGCCAACGCCCATAATTGCAACCTGAGGTTGATTGATGATAGGGAAGCCTACCGTCGTACCGAAAACACCCATATTGGTCAACGTAATCGTTCCATCCTGAATATCTTCGGGGCGAAGCTTTTTAGAGCGTGCGCGTAGAGCGAGATCATTCGTTGCGCGGCAAATGCCTACTAAGTTCATCGCATCGGCATCTTTGATCACCGGTACGATCAGCGCCGTATTATTTTCGATAGATACCGCCATACCCACATTGGTGTAGTTTTTCTTCACGATGGTATTACCGTCAACGGAGATATTGATCATCGGAAAATCTTTGATCGCGCGCACCATCGCATCAATGAGGAACGGGGTAAAAGTAAGTTTGAATCCTTCGCGCTTTTCAAAAGCCGATTTGTATTTATCGCGAAAACGTACGACGCGGCTCATATCAATTTCCGTCATCGAATACACGTGTGCGGAAGTGTCAATACTCCGGCGCATGTGCTCAGCAGTAATGCGGCGTATATTATTCATTTCGATGAGTTCCGAGCGTTCTTTATTGTATCCGTATTTAACATCGGAAACCTGTTTAGCCGGTGCGGCCGCTGTAGATGCGGATGTTGTCGCCGTGGCAGCAGGACGAACACCGCCTTTGGGACGTTTAGCTAAATAGGCGAGTACGTCATTTTTACTTACACGATGATTAAGCCCGGTTCCGGCGATCGAATCCAGCTCCTGCATCGAAAGCCCTTCAGCTTTTGCGATGGAACGTACGAGCGGTGAATAAAAGCGATTGCTCTCGCCTTTAACCATGCCGCCGCCGGCATTTACAGTAGCTGCGGGAGTCGCTGACGCCGTGATTTGGTTCTGTTTCTGGAAATCTTCAATAGAACTAGAAAAATGCATTTTTTCTTCGGTTTTGGGCGTCGGTGCGGCCGTTGTTGAAGCGGCGACCGTAGCGCCTTCGGCACCAATACGTGCGATCAAAGTTCCAACAGCCACGGTTGTACCTTCAGGAACGATAATTTCCGTAATAACGCCGGATGCCGGAGAAGGAATTTCAGAATCTACTTTATCAGTGCTGATTTCGAGGACAGTTTCATCTTTGGCCACCTTGTCGCCGGCTTTTTTATGCCATTTCAAAATTTTACCTTCGGCAATACTTTCACCCATTTGAGGCATGACCATATCTACCGAGGCCCCACCGGAAGCAGGCTTTGAAGCAGGCGTGCTTTGTGCGACAGGAGCTGTTTTGGACTCAACCTTAGGAGAAGGTGTAGATGCCGACGATGCGACCGAGGCGTTAGCATCAGTTTCGATACGTGCGATCAATGCGCCAACAGCGACGGTAGTACCTTCAGGAACGATGAGCTCAGCAATAATGCCCGATGCGGGCGAAGGGATTTCCGAGTCCACTTTGTCGGTGCTGATTTCAAGGACTGTTTCGTCTTTGCTTATCTTATCGCCGACTTTTTTGTGCCATTTCAGAATTTTGCCTTCGGCAATACTCTCGCCCATCTGGGGCATGACCATATCCACTTTTGCCATGAGTAACGCTCCTTAATTGATCATGTATGTAATATTGTATATTCTTCGAATTAAGCGGGGCAAAGTATCAAAAAAGAGTTTCACTTTCAATACCAATTTACCCTTGTCAGCGATGCTTCCATTCCGGTTTTCGCTTTTGCATAAAAGCGGTAATACCTTCTTCGATATCGTGCGTTTTGACCAGCTCTTGGAGGTATATGTTTTCAGCCGTATCAAGTGCGGTAGTGAAGGGTTTATCCGCGCCGGCCAGCAGTGCTCGTTTGGTTTGTTTTAGTACGGTACCGCTGAGGGCATTCAGATTTTGTAAAAGCGTATCGGTTGCGGATGGAAGTTCATCGGGCGGCACCACCTTGTTGATCAAACCGAGCGATAACGCCTCGTGCGCCGTGATATTTTCACCCAGCATGCAAATTTCCATCGCGCGACGAAACCCTATTTTTTGTGGTAGCCATGCCGCAGCAACCGGAGGGTAGCATCCTACTTTGATTTCAGGTTGGCCAAAAATAGTCGAATCGGATGCAATTACGAAATCACAGAAAGTAGCCAATTCCATACCGCCTCCGAGGCAATAGCCGTGGACAGAAGCAACGGTGATTTTATCGGAATTAGCCAAAGTGCGAAAAATATGATGAAACGATTTCAACATACTGTTGATCTTGTCCAACGTGTGATCCTTGATGTCAACGCCGGTTGAAAACGCTTTATCACCTGCACCGCGAAACACAATCGTTGTTACATCCGGGTTGCTTGTGATTTTATCTAATGCGACGTTTAGTTCATCAATCATGGACAGATTGATGACATTGACCGGTGGGCGATTGAGCGTCACGTGCGCTTCGCGCGCATGATGGTCGACACGTATCGTTGTATAATCCATAGATGCTCCGTGATTATTCGTTGTACAAAACTTCGACTAATACATCGCCGATTTGTTGCAGGCTCTCGGCACTGCATTTATCGGGCGTATCATCCATCGTGTGGTGGTAACGGTTGCTGTCATCCGGATAATCAAAATCTATGATGTTAATGCATTTGATGCCGATCCGAAGCAGCGGTATATGGTCGTCATAAACATTGCTTTCAATCGTTTTACGAAAAGCCGGTTTTTCAAGACGTTTGGCGGCATCCCAGACTTTATTCACAATGTCCTTTGCGCCGGTGTACGAATTTTGTTCAATCGGTAAATCCAGATTTTTATCACCGATCATATCAAGCAGAATGGCAAAGTCCGGAAAATATGTTTTATTGTTCTTTGCAAAATATTCCGATCCGATACAATAAGCATTGAGACTATCCGGTTTGGATTCCCAATTGTGATCGCCGTAATCTTCCAAATCAAAAAGAATAATGTCCACACCGATGTCCAGCGGCTGTTGCTTTATGGTACGCGCCATTTCAAGTAATACCGCTACACCGGACGCCCCGTCATTGGCGCCGATGATAGGCTTCATGCGATTGGCCGGATCGGGATCTTTATCGGCCCAGGGGCGTGTGTCCCAATGCGCACAAAGAAGAACGCGCTTTTTATTTTTAGGATTGAGATTGATGGACGCGATGATATTGGTGAGTTCAAATTTTTTGGTTGTATCGCGTTTGTCCGTGTAATGAAATTTCTGATGATCTACGCGATCGCAATATTTGCGCAGCTCTTCCGTCATATATTCGAGCGCTTTTTGGTGGCCTTCAGATCCCGGGTTTCGCGGGCCGATTTCGCATTGTTTTTTCAGGTAATTCATGGCCGATTGGCCGTCAAATTGCGGCTTTACTACAAACCAATGGCAGCTGTTGACCGATATCATCAGACCGGTCAAAATCAGAAGGAATAGACTGCGCATGCAAACTCCGTGTTAGGAATGTTGTTCGGGCGATGCATGATGCTTGGCCCCGTTATCAGATAGTACCGATGAAACGCTTTGGGATTCGATCACGGCATAAGCGTCATGATTATGAATACTTTCTAAATTGGTCACATCTACACGGTAACGCACGATACGTGCATCTTGCGAGAGTTTGATGGCGATGTCGCGTACCAGGTCTTCGACAAATGCCGGATGATCGTATGCGCGTTCGGTTACGTATTTTTCGTCTTCGCGTTTGAGTACGACATAGAGCTCGCTGCTGGCACATGTTTCAACAGAATAAACCAATTCTTCGATACTGAGAAAATTATCCGTTTCACACTCGGCTTTTACGGTTACAAGGCTGCGCTGATTGTGCGCACCGTATTCGGAAATAGACTTGGAACAAGGACACAACGTGGTGACCGGCACCTGTACTTCCAAGGACAACGTCATTTTATCGTGAACACAGGTCGCGTCGAGCGCAACGGTATAATCCATGAAACTTTTGGTGAGTGTGACCGGCGCTTCTTTTTCGATAAAATAAGCAAAAGTCACTCTTGCAAAAGCGCGATCCGCGTGCAACCGTTCACGCATCATATTCATGAAATAAGGCATGCTTTCGATGGATAATCCGTCCTGCCAGGCATTGAGGATTTCACCGAAACGACTCATGTGCGTACCTTTTTTATCGTGGGGCAAATCAACAGCCAAATCCCACATGGCAACGGTAGGAATGCGTCGACCTGCGGCATTGATAAAAGTCAGAGGATATTTGAGATTTTTTATGCCGACCCGTTGAATGGGCATTTTACGAAAATCGTCTCGACCTTGCGTATCTTCGATAGCGGACATTGTTTTCCTTATGTTATAGACTAACCAAATACCTCGGCGGTGATACCGAGCGTACGGATTTGAGCAGCTATTTTTTCTAATTCGGTTGCGCTTATTTTTTCGAGTGTTTTAACCGGGGTATCACGATCAATCGGATATATCATTACTTTTCGCGGTTTTATCATTTCGATGCGACGAAGCCATGCGTGAACTTCTTCCGGCGTAGTATTATCAATCACCGTGTTTTGGTGTTCGCCGCGTAAAAATAGGGTCTGAATGATTAGGTTGCCATTAAATTTTTTAAGAGTTTCCGTTATACCGTCCAGCGAAATTCCTTTATCCGGTATATCAATCCGCTGAAACATAGTTTCTGTTCCGGCATCCAATTTGAGAATGGGGTCGTCGGTTTTTTTGAGGGTATCGAATATTTCAGTTTTGTGAACACGCGTTGCATTGGTTAAAACAGCAATACGGGCATTCGGAAAGTATTTCTCACGTTTTTTACGGGTGGTGTCAATAATGGCTGAAAAATTCGGGTGTAAAGTCGGTTCGCCGTTGCCGGCAAAAGTAATGTGGTCAATGTTCTGATTTTGTTGTCGTAATGCCGATAGTTTGGACTCGAGTGCCTCGGTAAACTCTTCCAACGTCGGGATCACATCTTTGACGGAGGTATCGGTCCATCCGCATTCGCAATACACACATTCAAAATTACACACTTTACGTCCAACCGGAAGCAGATTGATCCCCAGCGATGTGCCCAATCGGCGCGTGGTAAGCGGTCCATATATTGTAGTGGCGTGTAAAAACATGCGTATCAGCTAAAAGTGGATAATTTGAAATTCTTAGGAACCGTACATTTCCGTAATATCCTCATTTTTTTGCAGCACACGAAATTCGTCCATACGGATTTCCTGTTCGCCGGTGACACGGCTAAAAATCAGATAGCGCCAGCGCATATTTTTTATTTTGGGTTTGACCTGCTCCAAAATATCGGAATTGACGACGAATTCGAGTTTGGAGAAAAAGCTATTTTTTTCTTTGTAACGGCGCACCCAACGTTCGATTTTATCAAATAGCGTGGTACGATTGCCCACGCGACCCGTACCGCTACAGGCCGGACAAGGTTCGCTGAGCGAAAACATAATACTCGGGCGGATGCGCTCGCGCGTCATCTCAATAAGACCGTATTCGTCCATAGGAAGAATGCTGAATTTGGCGCGGTCTTTTCGAAGTTCCTTTTTCATTTCTTCAAAAAGTTTTTTCTTGTTGCGCTCGTCGTGCAAATCTATAAAATCAATAACAATAAGTCCGCCGATATCCCGTAAACGCAACTGCCTGCAGGTCTCACGCGCAGCGACCATATTGACGGCCATGGAGTTTTCTTCATAAGAACCGCGTCCGATGTATTTCCCGCTGTTGACATCCACCGAAATAAGCGCTTCCGTATGTTCGATGATGATGTAACCGCCGTTTTTGAGCGGAACTTTTTTCTCGATACTTTGTTGCAGATCCTGTTCGATATTGTACAAATCAAATATCGGCTTGTTACTGCGATAGAGTTCGATACGATTGCCAAGTTGCGGTGATGTCGTCGAGATATAGTTAGAAATCGATTTGTATAATTTTTTATCATCAATAAGTACACGGGAGACATCATTGGAAAAAAGATCGCGGATGACACTGGAGACCATTTCCATATCTTTATACACGAGATTGGGTGCGGACATTTTTTGAGCTTTGGTATCAATATCGTGCCAGGT includes:
- a CDS encoding M28 family peptidase, whose product is MRSLFLLILTGLMISVNSCHWFVVKPQFDGQSAMNYLKKQCEIGPRNPGSEGHQKALEYMTEELRKYCDRVDHQKFHYTDKRDTTKKFELTNIIASINLNPKNKKRVLLCAHWDTRPWADKDPDPANRMKPIIGANDGASGVAVLLEMARTIKQQPLDIGVDIILFDLEDYGDHNWESKPDSLNAYCIGSEYFAKNNKTYFPDFAILLDMIGDKNLDLPIEQNSYTGAKDIVNKVWDAAKRLEKPAFRKTIESNVYDDHIPLLRIGIKCINIIDFDYPDDSNRYHHTMDDTPDKCSAESLQQIGDVLVEVLYNE
- the ruvB gene encoding Holliday junction branch migration DNA helicase RuvB, translated to MQEVTDDGLARPRKVPEDLDLDISLRPSRFDEFVGQQRIINNLKVFIEAARLRGEALDHVLLSGPPGLGKTTLSHIVAHELGVHIKITSGPVLDKAGDLAGILTNLEERDVLFIDEIHRLNPIVEEYLYSAMEDFQLDIVIDKGPSARTIQLTLPHFTLIGATTRAGLITAPLRSRFGITSRLDYYNDKDLAHIVTRSAEILQVDIDASGANEIASRSRGTPRIANRLLKRARDFAQVRGKKIIDKEIADYALKALEVDEHGLDEMDKRILSNIIERFNGGPVGIDNIAIAVGEESGTIEEVYEPFLIQKGFLKRTPRGREVTKLAYDHLRIRPRKTSQQAGLDLEE
- the sucB gene encoding 2-oxoglutarate dehydrogenase, E2 component, dihydrolipoamide succinyltransferase; amino-acid sequence: MAKVDMVMPQMGESIAEGKILKWHKKVGDKISKDETVLEISTDKVDSEIPSPASGIIAELIVPEGTTVAVGALIARIETDANASVASSASTPSPKVESKTAPVAQSTPASKPASGGASVDMVMPQMGESIAEGKILKWHKKAGDKVAKDETVLEISTDKVDSEIPSPASGVITEIIVPEGTTVAVGTLIARIGAEGATVAASTTAAPTPKTEEKMHFSSSIEDFQKQNQITASATPAATVNAGGGMVKGESNRFYSPLVRSIAKAEGLSMQELDSIAGTGLNHRVSKNDVLAYLAKRPKGGVRPAATATTSASTAAAPAKQVSDVKYGYNKERSELIEMNNIRRITAEHMRRSIDTSAHVYSMTEIDMSRVVRFRDKYKSAFEKREGFKLTFTPFLIDAMVRAIKDFPMINISVDGNTIVKKNYTNVGMAVSIENNTALIVPVIKDADAMNLVGICRATNDLALRARSKKLRPEDIQDGTITLTNMGVFGTTVGFPIINQPQVAIMGVGTIKKRPVVITTDDGEDMIVIRPIMYASLSYDHRVVDGALGGQYLQRVAYHLENFDENQTI
- the thiE gene encoding thiamine phosphate synthase, with product MNKRLNVSLYFIADVGMIPAGKICSVVEEAIQGGVTFVQLRAKNLSVNAMIALGRTIHHVTYSKNIPLIINDRIEVAAAIGAEGIHLGQEDITIEAARKILGDSAIIGISTHTQLEAQTAESAGADYIGVGTVFPTASKKDIAGIIGTTGLKQIRDLVKLPVVAIGGINQNNVKEVLACGVDGIAVISAIGLSVNPRETTRALKDLLTVN
- a CDS encoding enoyl-CoA hydratase/isomerase family protein, which translates into the protein MDYTTIRVDHHAREAHVTLNRPPVNVINLSMIDELNVALDKITSNPDVTTIVFRGAGDKAFSTGVDIKDHTLDKINSMLKSFHHIFRTLANSDKITVASVHGYCLGGGMELATFCDFVIASDSTIFGQPEIKVGCYPPVAAAWLPQKIGFRRAMEICMLGENITAHEALSLGLINKVVPPDELPSATDTLLQNLNALSGTVLKQTKRALLAGADKPFTTALDTAENIYLQELVKTHDIEEGITAFMQKRKPEWKHR
- a CDS encoding GTP cyclohydrolase I FolE2; amino-acid sequence: MSAIEDTQGRDDFRKMPIQRVGIKNLKYPLTFINAAGRRIPTVAMWDLAVDLPHDKKGTHMSRFGEILNAWQDGLSIESMPYFMNMMRERLHADRAFARVTFAYFIEKEAPVTLTKSFMDYTVALDATCVHDKMTLSLEVQVPVTTLCPCSKSISEYGAHNQRSLVTVKAECETDNFLSIEELVYSVETCASSELYVVLKREDEKYVTERAYDHPAFVEDLVRDIAIKLSQDARIVRYRVDVTNLESIHNHDAYAVIESQSVSSVLSDNGAKHHASPEQHS